In Ruminiclostridium papyrosolvens DSM 2782, the following proteins share a genomic window:
- a CDS encoding non-ribosomal peptide synthetase, whose product MGRNNSHSLVTGFKKLLQQIQPWHKIKNSEYRLIYELIEEQAEKTPNAIAVEFKGSYLTYRELNSRSNQLAWKIRKMGVQPNDIVCIMVKRSLQMFVALLGVLKSGAAFLPVDPDFPEERIVYMVEDSNAKIIISDAEMEHRFLPFKDKVICVNEPDIYDHDNSNLNKVAKASDLAYVIYTSGSTGKPKGVMIEHKSVVNLLYGISDIIPLSEHSVILALTTISFDIFILETLIPLALGRRIAIADENDQKNPKSLCNLIMKCSVDILQITPSRLQMLINHNKNLECLQNLKIIMIGGEPLSEVLLEKVKSYTSARIYNMYGPTETTVWSTVADLTERDSIDIGLPIRNTQIYIVNEDNKPVTDGAEGELCIGGDGLSRGYLNRAELTAQKFIKDSTAFNEKIYKTGDLARWLENGNIECLGRIDNQVKIRGYRIELEEIESCILKFAPVKQAVVAVIDGKESVKYLCAYYVSDEEISVSDLREQMVRSLPDYMLPAYFIRIDNIPQTLNGKIDRKALPPPELISKQPNQKIQPNTQAPKYEDIELKIKEMIRITVDGIADIEQIDTNSQLTEVGINSITYIKIVVLIEGEFNFEFGEEELNNGRFSIIKELIDYVESMIKN is encoded by the coding sequence ATGGGAAGGAATAATTCACATTCACTGGTTACCGGATTCAAAAAGCTGCTTCAACAGATACAGCCGTGGCATAAAATTAAAAATAGCGAATACAGGTTAATTTATGAATTAATAGAAGAACAGGCAGAAAAGACTCCAAATGCCATAGCCGTGGAATTCAAAGGCAGTTATCTCACCTATCGGGAACTGAATAGTAGGTCGAATCAACTGGCTTGGAAAATCAGAAAAATGGGAGTTCAGCCAAACGATATAGTGTGTATTATGGTTAAAAGGTCACTGCAGATGTTTGTGGCACTTTTAGGGGTATTAAAGTCAGGAGCAGCGTTTCTGCCTGTTGACCCTGATTTCCCGGAAGAACGGATAGTTTATATGGTTGAAGACAGTAATGCAAAAATTATAATATCTGATGCTGAAATGGAACATAGATTTCTTCCATTTAAGGATAAAGTAATTTGCGTTAATGAACCGGATATATACGACCATGATAATTCAAATTTGAATAAAGTTGCAAAGGCTTCTGATCTTGCTTATGTGATTTATACCTCCGGCTCCACGGGTAAGCCTAAAGGTGTAATGATTGAGCATAAGTCTGTAGTTAATTTGTTATATGGTATATCGGACATAATTCCCTTGAGTGAACATAGCGTGATATTGGCACTAACTACTATTTCTTTTGACATATTTATATTGGAGACATTAATTCCTTTGGCACTTGGACGCAGAATAGCCATTGCCGATGAGAACGACCAGAAAAATCCCAAGTCCCTGTGTAACCTCATTATGAAATGCAGTGTAGATATTCTGCAAATTACTCCCTCCAGACTGCAAATGCTGATTAACCATAATAAAAATCTGGAGTGCCTGCAGAATCTTAAGATTATTATGATTGGAGGAGAGCCACTTTCGGAAGTGCTGTTGGAGAAAGTAAAAAGCTATACAAGTGCCAGAATATATAATATGTACGGCCCTACGGAAACTACAGTCTGGTCAACAGTAGCTGATTTAACCGAGAGAGACAGTATTGACATAGGGCTGCCAATACGAAATACGCAAATATACATAGTTAACGAAGACAATAAACCTGTTACAGACGGTGCTGAGGGAGAACTTTGTATCGGAGGAGACGGGCTTTCAAGAGGATATCTTAACAGAGCTGAATTAACAGCTCAGAAATTCATAAAGGACTCGACAGCTTTTAATGAAAAAATATACAAAACAGGCGACCTTGCCAGATGGCTGGAGAACGGCAATATTGAGTGTCTGGGGAGAATTGATAATCAGGTAAAAATCAGAGGCTACAGAATTGAGCTTGAGGAAATAGAGAGCTGTATTTTAAAATTTGCCCCTGTTAAGCAGGCGGTTGTTGCAGTAATAGATGGAAAAGAAAGTGTTAAGTATTTGTGTGCGTATTATGTTTCTGACGAGGAAATTTCGGTATCTGATTTACGTGAACAGATGGTAAGGTCTTTGCCCGATTATATGCTGCCGGCCTATTTTATTAGGATAGACAACATACCTCAAACTCTCAACGGGAAAATAGACAGAAAGGCTTTGCCTCCTCCTGAGCTGATTTCAAAGCAACCAAATCAAAAAATCCAACCAAATACCCAAGCTCCAAAATATGAAGATATAGAGTTAAAAATAAAAGAAATGATAAGAATCACTGTGGATGGAATTGCTGACATAGAACAAATTGATACAAACAGTCAGCTAACGGAGGTTGGCATCAATTCAATTACTTATATCAAAATAGTTGTATTAATAGAAGGGGAGTTTAACTTTGAATTTGGGGAAGAGGAGTTGAATAACGGTAGATTTTCTATAATCAAGGAGCTGATTGACTACGTGGAAAGCATGATAAAAAACTAA
- a CDS encoding asparagine synthase-related protein produces MSLENVFYNKLSEKNGTSKYDCLVLFSGGKDSTYLAHLIKQVKGQRVCLFTVDNSFEDDAQAKKVADQLNLDLFIYKPKVRDILKFYNFLLIDPAIIDLDDNPLCYLCNRYFTSLGMHFADNMGIPFVASGTTAAQIFGTKAQMSERMINIAEEMLKARFDNAYETIKTTQRYKTDCVVKDIVDKMFICPESVSVIHPFLYFGYNISQIKKELQEEYQWENPTPGVSNAEYTTSGCKLTSLFGIFKEKLGFKFHELNEFKLDYENGSLTKEEFEHATSYFKDMISKELNCEMKCIVEKLGLNGQLL; encoded by the coding sequence ATGTCACTTGAAAATGTTTTTTATAATAAATTATCAGAAAAAAACGGGACATCAAAATATGATTGTCTCGTACTGTTCAGCGGAGGAAAGGATAGTACATATTTGGCCCATCTCATTAAACAGGTAAAAGGTCAAAGAGTTTGTCTGTTTACTGTAGATAACAGTTTTGAGGATGATGCTCAGGCAAAAAAAGTTGCGGATCAACTGAATCTTGACCTTTTTATCTACAAGCCAAAGGTAAGGGATATACTAAAATTCTATAATTTTTTGTTAATAGATCCCGCTATAATAGATTTAGATGATAATCCTTTGTGTTATTTATGCAACCGTTATTTTACCTCGTTAGGAATGCATTTTGCAGACAATATGGGTATTCCTTTTGTGGCAAGCGGTACAACCGCAGCACAAATCTTTGGTACAAAGGCACAAATGTCCGAACGCATGATAAATATAGCAGAGGAGATGCTGAAAGCAAGATTTGACAATGCCTATGAAACTATAAAAACCACACAACGGTACAAAACAGATTGTGTTGTAAAAGATATTGTTGACAAGATGTTCATTTGCCCCGAAAGTGTCTCTGTAATCCATCCCTTCTTGTATTTTGGTTACAACATTTCTCAAATAAAAAAGGAGCTTCAGGAAGAGTATCAATGGGAAAACCCCACACCCGGTGTATCAAATGCAGAATATACCACTTCAGGCTGCAAACTGACAAGTCTTTTTGGAATATTTAAAGAAAAACTGGGATTTAAGTTCCATGAATTAAATGAGTTTAAATTGGATTATGAAAACGGAAGCTTAACTAAAGAAGAATTTGAACATGCCACAAGTTATTTTAAAGATATGATTTCAAAGGAGCTGAACTGTGAAATGAAATGTATTGTTGAAAAACTTGGACTAAATGGGCAATTACTGTAA